In one Chlamydia sp. BM-2023 genomic region, the following are encoded:
- the rplD gene encoding 50S ribosomal protein L4, whose product MVLLSKFDFFGNKAGEVELPDSFFAQEGSGLQLVKDYLVAIRANKRQWSACTRNRSEVSHSTKKPFRQKGTGNARQGCLASPQFRGGGIVFGPKPKFDQHVRINRKEKRAAIRLLISQKIQTNRLIVADDSVFTSSLTAPKTKEALRFLKDCNVECRGVLFIDDLKHSASNESLRMSLRNLPAVRGFTYSMNVNGYDLASARNIVISEKALSELAGHLISGTKD is encoded by the coding sequence ATGGTTTTATTATCAAAGTTTGATTTTTTTGGGAATAAGGCGGGAGAGGTAGAGCTACCAGACTCCTTTTTTGCTCAGGAAGGAAGTGGACTTCAACTAGTGAAGGACTATCTTGTGGCAATTCGCGCGAATAAACGACAGTGGTCTGCATGTACGAGAAATCGTTCAGAAGTTAGCCATTCTACTAAAAAACCTTTCAGACAGAAAGGAACAGGAAATGCCCGTCAAGGGTGTTTAGCTTCTCCTCAGTTTCGTGGAGGGGGTATCGTTTTCGGGCCTAAGCCAAAGTTTGATCAACACGTTCGCATTAACCGTAAAGAGAAGAGAGCCGCTATTCGCTTGCTAATTTCTCAAAAAATTCAAACCAATCGTTTGATTGTTGCGGATGACAGTGTGTTCACAAGCAGTTTAACTGCTCCAAAAACAAAAGAAGCTTTAAGATTTTTAAAAGATTGTAATGTTGAGTGCCGTGGAGTGCTTTTCATTGATGATCTCAAGCACTCTGCAAGCAACGAAAGCTTGAGAATGAGTTTGCGTAATTTGCCTGCTGTGCGTGGCTTTACTTATAGCATGAACGTCAATGGATACGACCTAGCTTCTGCTCGCAATATAGTAATTTCTGAAAAGGCCTTGAGTGAACTCGCCGGGCATCTTATTTCTGGAACGAAAGATTAA
- the rpsH gene encoding 30S ribosomal protein S8, producing the protein MGMTSDTIADLLTRIRNALKAEHLYVDLEHSKMRESIVRILKQNGFVAHYLVKEENRKRTMRIFLQYSNDRRPAIRQLKRVSKPSRRVYVSATKIPYVFGNMGISVLSTSQGVLEGSTARAKNIGGELLCLVW; encoded by the coding sequence ATGGGCATGACAAGTGATACTATTGCCGATTTGTTAACGCGGATCCGAAATGCTTTAAAGGCAGAACACCTGTATGTGGATTTAGAACACAGCAAAATGCGTGAATCAATCGTAAGAATCCTCAAACAAAATGGATTTGTGGCTCACTACTTAGTAAAAGAAGAAAATCGCAAAAGAACAATGCGTATTTTTTTACAGTATAGTAATGACCGTAGACCTGCAATACGCCAGTTAAAACGGGTTTCTAAACCTTCTAGAAGGGTTTATGTATCTGCAACAAAAATCCCTTATGTATTTGGGAATATGGGTATTTCAGTTCTTTCTACCTCTCAAGGGGTTTTGGAAGGATCAACAGCCAGAGCTAAAAATATTGGTGGCGAACTACTCTGTTTAGTTTGGTAA
- the rplR gene encoding 50S ribosomal protein L18, with translation MESSLFKKSEKKVRRALRVRKVLRGSASKPRLSVVKTNKHIYVQLIDDSIGKTLASVSTMAKSSKVSGLTKKNQDVAKVLGAKIAELGKNLQVDRVVFDRGPFKYHGVVAMVADGAREGGLQF, from the coding sequence ATGGAAAGTTCGTTGTTTAAGAAGTCTGAAAAGAAAGTGCGCAGGGCTTTAAGAGTGCGTAAAGTCTTAAGAGGCTCTGCTTCGAAGCCTCGGTTGTCTGTTGTAAAGACTAACAAGCATATTTATGTACAATTAATTGATGATTCTATCGGCAAAACCCTGGCTTCCGTCTCAACTATGGCGAAATCAAGTAAAGTTTCCGGATTAACAAAAAAAAATCAGGACGTAGCAAAGGTGCTAGGAGCTAAGATTGCTGAATTAGGAAAAAACCTTCAGGTAGATCGAGTTGTTTTCGATCGAGGCCCATTCAAATATCATGGAGTTGTTGCCATGGTTGCAGATGGTGCTAGAGAGGGTGGATTACAGTTTTAA
- the rpsS gene encoding 30S ribosomal protein S19 produces the protein MSRSLRKGPFVDHHLIKKVRAMNLEEKKSPIKTWSRRSMITPEMIGHTFEVHNGKKFLTVFVSETMVGHKLGEFSPTRIFKSHPVKKG, from the coding sequence ATGAGTAGATCGTTAAGAAAGGGTCCTTTTGTTGATCACCACCTGATAAAAAAAGTACGCGCTATGAACTTAGAGGAGAAGAAATCTCCAATTAAAACTTGGTCTCGTCGTTCTATGATTACTCCTGAAATGATCGGCCATACATTTGAAGTTCATAATGGGAAAAAGTTTCTAACAGTTTTTGTTTCAGAAACTATGGTAGGTCACAAATTGGGAGAGTTTTCTCCAACAAGGATATTTAAAAGTCATCCCGTGAAAAAAGGGTAA
- the rplO gene encoding 50S ribosomal protein L15, translating to MIKLESLQDPSPRKRRTKLLGRGPSSGHGKTSCRGHKGDGSRSGYKRRFGYEGGGVPLYRRVPTRGFSHARFDKCVEEITTQRLNVLFESGEEITLDALKHKKAIDKHAVKVKVILKGDLEKKFIWNDSKVVLSQGVQNLIGVA from the coding sequence ATGATTAAATTAGAATCGTTACAAGATCCTTCACCGCGTAAGCGAAGAACAAAATTATTAGGACGAGGTCCTTCTTCAGGTCACGGTAAAACTAGTTGCCGAGGACATAAAGGGGATGGAAGCCGCTCTGGTTACAAGCGTCGTTTTGGTTATGAAGGGGGCGGAGTTCCTCTTTACAGAAGAGTGCCTACTCGAGGGTTTTCTCATGCGCGTTTTGACAAGTGTGTTGAAGAAATCACCACACAACGTTTGAATGTACTCTTCGAAAGCGGAGAAGAGATTACTTTAGATGCTTTAAAGCATAAAAAAGCCATAGATAAGCACGCTGTTAAAGTGAAAGTGATTCTTAAAGGCGATTTAGAAAAAAAGTTTATCTGGAATGACTCTAAAGTAGTACTTTCTCAAGGAGTACAAAACCTTATTGGTGTTGCTTAA
- the rplF gene encoding 50S ribosomal protein L6, producing the protein MSRKARDPIVLPQGVEVSIQNDEILVKGPKGSLKQQLAPEVVVDIKDKEIFVFAAPHVVDRPSCMQGLFWALISNMVQGVHKGFEKRLEMIGVGFRAAVQGSVLDLSIGVSHPTKIPIPPEIQVTVEKNTLISVKGINKQLVGEFAANIRAKRRPEPYKGKGIRYENEYVRRKAGKAAKTGKK; encoded by the coding sequence ATGTCTCGTAAAGCTCGAGACCCTATTGTGCTCCCTCAAGGAGTAGAGGTCTCCATTCAAAATGATGAAATCTTAGTAAAAGGTCCTAAGGGCTCATTAAAACAACAATTGGCTCCAGAAGTAGTTGTCGACATTAAAGATAAAGAAATTTTTGTCTTCGCAGCTCCTCATGTTGTTGATAGACCAAGCTGCATGCAAGGTTTGTTTTGGGCATTAATTTCTAATATGGTTCAAGGCGTCCATAAGGGATTTGAGAAACGTTTAGAAATGATTGGTGTTGGTTTTAGAGCAGCTGTTCAAGGATCAGTACTAGACCTATCTATTGGGGTTTCTCATCCTACGAAAATTCCTATTCCTCCAGAAATACAAGTCACCGTTGAGAAAAATACGCTGATTTCCGTGAAAGGAATCAATAAGCAGCTTGTTGGAGAATTTGCTGCTAATATTCGCGCTAAACGTCGTCCTGAGCCCTACAAAGGTAAGGGTATCCGCTATGAAAACGAGTATGTCCGTCGTAAGGCTGGAAAAGCGGCAAAAACAGGTAAAAAATAG
- the rpsC gene encoding 30S ribosomal protein S3 encodes MGQKGCPIGFRTGVTKKWRSLWYGNKQEFGKFLIEDVRIREFLRKKPSCQGAAGFVVRRMSGKIEVTIHTARPGLVIGKKGAEVDLLKEELRKLTGKEVWVEIAEIKRPELNAKLVADSIAKQIERRVSFRRAMKKAMQSVMDGGAIGVKIQVSGRLAGAEIARSEWYKNGRVPLHTLRADIDYATASAETTYGIIGVKVWINLGEKTSTANSNASAQAPAAQ; translated from the coding sequence ATGGGTCAGAAAGGATGTCCAATCGGTTTTCGTACAGGAGTTACTAAAAAATGGCGCTCTCTATGGTACGGGAATAAACAAGAATTCGGAAAATTTCTTATCGAAGATGTTAGAATTCGAGAATTTTTAAGAAAAAAACCCTCTTGCCAAGGCGCTGCTGGATTCGTTGTAAGACGTATGAGCGGTAAAATTGAAGTTACTATTCACACAGCTCGTCCAGGATTGGTTATCGGTAAAAAAGGTGCTGAGGTAGATCTTTTAAAAGAAGAACTACGAAAGCTAACCGGTAAAGAGGTCTGGGTAGAAATTGCAGAAATTAAACGCCCTGAATTGAATGCGAAGTTAGTCGCAGACAGTATTGCTAAACAAATTGAACGTCGTGTTTCCTTTAGACGTGCCATGAAAAAAGCCATGCAATCTGTTATGGACGGCGGTGCTATCGGTGTGAAAATCCAAGTTTCTGGAAGACTAGCAGGAGCTGAAATTGCTCGTTCCGAATGGTACAAAAATGGTCGTGTTCCTCTGCACACATTAAGAGCTGATATTGATTACGCCACAGCATCTGCAGAGACCACTTATGGAATTATCGGCGTAAAAGTCTGGATTAATCTTGGGGAAAAAACCTCTACAGCTAACAGTAACGCGAGTGCTCAGGCTCCTGCAGCACAATAG
- the rpsE gene encoding 30S ribosomal protein S5 produces MTLSKNSHKEDQLEEKVLVVNRCSKVVKGGRKFSFSALILVGDGKGRLGYGFAKANELTDAIRKGGEAARKNLISIESLENGSIPHEVLVDQDGAQLLLKPAKPGTGIVAGSRIRLILEMAGVKNIVAKSLGSNNPMNQVKAAFKALQEITSRKDVLKRRAVAHD; encoded by the coding sequence ATGACGTTATCAAAGAATTCTCATAAGGAAGATCAGCTAGAGGAGAAGGTTCTTGTTGTCAATCGCTGTTCAAAAGTTGTCAAGGGCGGTCGTAAGTTCAGTTTTTCCGCGCTTATTTTGGTGGGTGACGGTAAGGGACGTTTGGGCTACGGTTTTGCCAAGGCTAACGAGTTAACAGATGCTATCCGCAAAGGTGGAGAAGCTGCAAGAAAAAATTTAATCAGTATTGAATCTTTAGAAAATGGTTCTATTCCTCATGAAGTTCTTGTTGATCAGGATGGAGCTCAGTTGCTTTTAAAGCCTGCTAAACCAGGAACTGGGATTGTTGCAGGTTCTCGTATTCGTTTGATTTTAGAAATGGCTGGAGTTAAAAATATTGTTGCTAAAAGCTTAGGTTCAAATAATCCTATGAACCAAGTTAAAGCTGCCTTCAAAGCTCTTCAAGAGATTACCAGCAGAAAAGATGTTTTAAAGAGGAGAGCAGTAGCACATGATTAA
- the rplX gene encoding 50S ribosomal protein L24 has protein sequence MKRRSVCVGDTVYVIAGNDRGKQGKVLSCLWEKNKVVVEGINVRTKNIKRNQENPKGKRISIEAPIHVSNVRLSINGAPAKLSVKVTENGRELWNKSSDGTSTLYRLVKGKKG, from the coding sequence ATGAAGAGACGTAGTGTTTGTGTTGGCGACACTGTATATGTAATAGCCGGAAATGACAGGGGAAAACAAGGAAAGGTGTTATCTTGTCTTTGGGAAAAAAATAAAGTAGTCGTTGAAGGAATCAACGTTCGAACAAAGAACATCAAACGCAATCAAGAAAACCCTAAGGGTAAAAGGATTAGCATCGAAGCGCCGATACACGTTTCTAACGTTCGTTTAAGTATAAACGGGGCTCCTGCAAAACTTTCCGTTAAGGTTACTGAAAACGGAAGAGAGTTGTGGAACAAGTCCTCTGATGGCACTTCTACGTTGTATCGTTTGGTGAAAGGTAAAAAAGGTTAA
- the rplN gene encoding 50S ribosomal protein L14 translates to MIQQESQLKVADNTGAKKVKCFKVLGGSRRRYATVGDIIVCSVRDVEPDSSIKKGDVVKAVIVRTRRDILRKDGSTLRFDTNSCVIIDEKGNPKGTRIFGPIAREIRDRGFVKISSLAPEVI, encoded by the coding sequence ATGATTCAGCAAGAAAGTCAGTTAAAAGTTGCCGATAATACTGGGGCTAAAAAAGTAAAGTGTTTTAAAGTTTTAGGCGGATCTCGCAGACGTTACGCTACAGTGGGTGATATCATTGTATGCTCCGTTAGAGATGTAGAGCCTGATAGCTCTATAAAAAAGGGCGACGTGGTTAAGGCCGTAATTGTTAGAACGCGTCGAGATATTCTTAGAAAAGATGGTTCTACTTTAAGATTCGATACCAATAGCTGTGTAATTATCGATGAAAAAGGAAATCCCAAAGGAACACGAATTTTTGGCCCAATAGCTCGAGAAATTCGAGATCGTGGCTTCGTTAAAATTAGTTCTTTGGCTCCTGAGGTGATTTAA
- the rplB gene encoding 50S ribosomal protein L2, with translation MFKKFKPVTPGTRQLVLPAFDELTTKGDLQEKRRPRSGFRGRDGFQSRGREGFQGREGRGSREGREGREGFQPRGRAGAQSRDREDSPVRDRGSRQSLRPNKKLSFFKKSSGGRDNLGHISCRHRGGGAKRLYRIVDFKRNKDGIEAKVVSVEYDPNRSAYIALLSYADGEKRYILAPKGIKRGDEVISGEGSPFKVGCCMTLKSMPLGLSVHNIEMRPFSGGKLVRSAGLAAQIIAKSSGYVTLKMPSGEFRMINEGCRATIGEVSNSDHNLCVDGKAGRKRWKGIRPTVRGTAMNPVDHPHGGGEGRHNGYIPRTPWGKVTKGLKTRDKRKSNKWIVKDRRK, from the coding sequence ATGTTTAAAAAGTTTAAGCCAGTAACTCCAGGGACTAGACAGTTGGTTCTTCCGGCTTTTGACGAGTTAACCACTAAGGGAGATTTACAAGAGAAAAGACGTCCCAGAAGCGGTTTCCGAGGTAGAGACGGCTTTCAGAGTCGAGGCAGAGAAGGCTTCCAAGGTAGAGAAGGTCGAGGAAGTCGAGAAGGCCGAGAAGGTCGAGAAGGTTTTCAACCTCGGGGTAGAGCAGGCGCCCAATCTCGCGATAGAGAAGACTCTCCAGTTAGAGATAGAGGATCTAGACAAAGTCTTCGACCGAATAAGAAGCTTTCTTTCTTCAAGAAAAGTTCTGGTGGTCGTGATAACTTAGGTCATATTTCTTGCCGTCATCGCGGTGGGGGTGCTAAACGTTTATATAGAATTGTTGACTTTAAGCGTAATAAAGATGGTATTGAAGCAAAAGTTGTTTCTGTTGAATACGATCCAAATCGTTCAGCATATATCGCTTTATTAAGCTACGCTGATGGAGAAAAACGTTATATACTTGCTCCAAAAGGCATCAAAAGAGGAGACGAAGTGATCTCTGGAGAAGGCAGCCCTTTCAAAGTAGGCTGTTGCATGACCTTAAAAAGTATGCCCCTGGGGTTGTCCGTTCATAATATTGAAATGCGTCCATTTTCCGGAGGGAAATTAGTTAGATCAGCAGGTTTAGCTGCTCAGATCATAGCTAAAAGCTCAGGATATGTTACATTAAAAATGCCTTCAGGCGAATTTCGTATGATCAATGAAGGTTGTAGAGCTACTATCGGAGAAGTCTCTAACTCAGATCACAATTTGTGTGTTGATGGCAAGGCAGGAAGAAAGCGATGGAAAGGCATTCGTCCAACAGTTCGTGGTACTGCTATGAATCCAGTAGACCATCCTCATGGAGGTGGTGAAGGCCGTCATAATGGTTATATCCCACGCACGCCTTGGGGCAAAGTCACGAAAGGATTAAAAACTCGTGATAAGCGTAAGAGTAATAAGTGGATAGTTAAAGATCGTAGGAAATAG
- the rpsK gene encoding 30S ribosomal protein S11, which yields MVKHQTQKKGVKRKQLKNVPSGVVHVKATFNNTIVSITDPAGNTISWASAGKVGYSGSRKSSAFAATVAAQDAAKIAMNSGLKEVEVCLKGTGAGRESAVRALIASGLVVSVIRDETPVPHNGCRPRKRRRV from the coding sequence TTGGTTAAGCATCAAACGCAGAAAAAAGGCGTAAAAAGAAAACAATTAAAGAATGTTCCATCAGGCGTTGTTCATGTTAAGGCTACCTTCAATAATACGATTGTGTCCATAACGGACCCTGCAGGGAACACCATTTCTTGGGCCTCAGCGGGAAAAGTTGGGTATTCCGGGTCTCGTAAGTCATCCGCATTCGCTGCAACGGTGGCTGCGCAAGATGCTGCAAAAATTGCCATGAATTCAGGCCTTAAAGAAGTTGAAGTATGTTTAAAAGGCACCGGAGCTGGCAGGGAATCTGCAGTCCGCGCTCTCATAGCCTCTGGTTTAGTTGTTTCTGTCATCCGTGACGAAACTCCTGTTCCTCATAATGGTTGTCGGCCAAGAAAAAGGCGCAGAGTGTAG
- the rplE gene encoding 50S ribosomal protein L5, with the protein MSRLKKLYTEEIRKALQEKFNYDNTMQIPVLKKVVLSMGLAEAAKDKNLFQAHLEELSMISGQKPLVTKARNSIAGFKLREGQGIGAKVTLRGVRMYDFMDRFCNIVSPRIRDFRGFSNKGDGRGCYSLGLEDQQIFPEVNLDRVKRTQGMNITWVTTAQTDVECTTLLELMGLRFKKTQ; encoded by the coding sequence ATGAGCAGGCTAAAAAAACTCTATACTGAAGAGATCCGGAAGGCTCTCCAAGAAAAGTTTAATTACGATAATACCATGCAAATTCCTGTTCTTAAAAAAGTTGTACTAAGCATGGGACTTGCTGAAGCTGCTAAAGATAAAAACCTTTTCCAGGCGCATCTAGAAGAACTCTCTATGATCTCTGGACAAAAGCCTTTGGTAACTAAAGCAAGAAATTCTATTGCTGGGTTTAAGCTTCGTGAAGGACAAGGCATAGGAGCTAAAGTAACGCTACGTGGCGTACGCATGTACGATTTTATGGATCGTTTTTGCAATATAGTCTCTCCCAGAATTCGTGACTTTCGTGGATTCTCGAATAAAGGAGACGGACGTGGATGCTATTCTTTGGGGTTGGAAGACCAACAAATTTTCCCTGAAGTAAATTTAGATCGCGTTAAGAGAACTCAGGGAATGAATATTACTTGGGTAACTACAGCACAAACAGATGTTGAATGTACCACTCTTTTAGAGTTGATGGGTTTGCGCTTTAAGAAGACACAATAA
- the rpmC gene encoding 50S ribosomal protein L29, whose product MAENKKLLAELRSKSEADLDVLIHENKKALFNLRAEVALQNKAAKTHLFSMYKKNIARCMTVKQEKKERVNG is encoded by the coding sequence ATGGCAGAAAATAAAAAGTTATTAGCCGAGCTTAGAAGCAAGAGCGAAGCTGATTTAGATGTACTTATCCACGAGAATAAAAAAGCTCTTTTTAATCTAAGAGCAGAAGTGGCTTTACAAAATAAAGCTGCGAAAACCCATTTGTTCTCCATGTACAAAAAAAATATTGCTCGATGCATGACGGTAAAACAAGAAAAAAAGGAAAGAGTCAATGGCTAG
- a CDS encoding 50S ribosomal protein L23 yields MKDPYDVIKRHYVTEKAKTLEGLSLGNGEGKKKGSFCKHPKYTFVVACDATKPLIAQALEAIYADKKVKVKSVNTICVKPQPARMFRGKRKGKTAGFKKAVVTFYEGHSIG; encoded by the coding sequence ATGAAAGATCCTTACGATGTAATCAAACGGCATTATGTGACTGAAAAGGCGAAAACCTTAGAAGGTTTAAGTCTTGGGAACGGTGAGGGTAAAAAGAAAGGTAGTTTTTGTAAGCATCCAAAATATACATTTGTTGTAGCTTGTGATGCCACAAAGCCTTTAATTGCTCAAGCTTTAGAAGCTATTTATGCAGATAAAAAAGTAAAAGTTAAAAGTGTAAACACGATATGTGTGAAGCCTCAGCCAGCCCGAATGTTTCGTGGGAAACGAAAAGGAAAGACTGCAGGATTTAAGAAGGCAGTTGTGACCTTCTATGAAGGCCATTCTATCGGGTAA
- the secY gene encoding preprotein translocase subunit SecY: MTTLRQIFSIAELRQKLFFTFALLAACRVGVFIPVPGIDGERAVAYFKQLLGSSQNLFQLADIFSGGAFAQMTVIALGVVPYISASIIVQLLLVFMPSIQREMRESPDQGKRKIGRLTRLFTVGLAVIQSLLFAKFALKMNMSIPGIVLPTLLSSKLFGAPWIFYMTTVIVMTTGTLLLMWIGEQISDKGIGNGVSLIISLGILASFPSVLGSIVNKLNLGSQDPSQLGLVSLLVLCGVFIFVLVTTILIIEGVRKIPVQYARRVIGRREIPGGGSYLPLKVNYAGVIPVIFASSLLMFPATIGQFMSSDSSWLKQIAIMLSPGSWVYSLCYVLLIIFFTYFWTATQFHPEQIASEMKKNNAFIPGIRQGKPTQTYLEYTMNRVTLLGAVFLAVIAILPSILGRVLRVDANVSYFLGGTAMLIVVGVVLDTMKQVDAFLLMRRYDSFLKTDRSKGRH, encoded by the coding sequence ATGACCACTTTACGACAGATTTTTTCGATTGCTGAGTTAAGGCAAAAGTTGTTTTTTACATTTGCTTTACTTGCGGCCTGCAGAGTTGGCGTGTTTATTCCTGTTCCTGGAATTGATGGAGAACGCGCCGTCGCTTATTTTAAACAGTTATTAGGTTCTAGTCAGAATTTATTCCAATTGGCGGATATTTTTTCTGGTGGAGCTTTTGCTCAGATGACAGTGATAGCTCTAGGCGTTGTCCCGTACATCTCAGCATCCATTATAGTACAACTTCTCCTAGTATTTATGCCCTCCATCCAGAGGGAAATGCGAGAAAGTCCTGATCAGGGAAAAAGAAAGATTGGAAGACTAACTCGTTTATTTACAGTTGGACTAGCAGTGATTCAGTCTCTGCTATTTGCGAAGTTTGCTTTAAAAATGAACATGTCAATTCCCGGCATTGTTCTACCAACTTTGTTATCATCCAAGTTATTTGGAGCTCCTTGGATATTCTACATGACAACAGTCATCGTGATGACGACTGGAACATTATTACTCATGTGGATAGGAGAACAGATTTCTGATAAGGGTATTGGTAATGGCGTAAGCTTAATTATCAGTCTTGGAATTTTAGCTTCTTTCCCCTCCGTATTGGGGTCTATAGTTAATAAGTTAAACCTTGGTTCCCAAGATCCTTCTCAACTAGGTCTAGTTTCTCTATTAGTGTTGTGCGGTGTTTTTATATTTGTTCTCGTTACAACAATTTTGATCATAGAAGGAGTAAGAAAAATTCCCGTGCAGTATGCACGTAGAGTGATCGGTAGGAGGGAAATCCCTGGAGGGGGTTCCTATTTGCCGTTAAAGGTGAACTACGCAGGCGTTATACCTGTTATTTTTGCTTCGTCCTTGCTAATGTTCCCCGCGACTATAGGACAGTTTATGTCCTCGGATTCCTCGTGGCTTAAGCAAATTGCAATTATGTTATCCCCAGGCAGCTGGGTATATTCCTTATGCTATGTTTTGCTTATAATATTCTTTACCTATTTCTGGACAGCAACTCAGTTTCACCCTGAGCAAATTGCTTCTGAAATGAAAAAGAATAACGCCTTTATTCCAGGAATTCGACAAGGCAAGCCTACACAAACATATTTAGAATACACTATGAACCGTGTTACTTTGTTGGGTGCGGTTTTCTTAGCTGTCATTGCCATTTTGCCATCTATATTAGGAAGAGTTCTTCGAGTAGATGCAAATGTAAGTTATTTTTTAGGTGGTACAGCAATGTTGATCGTAGTTGGTGTGGTTTTAGATACGATGAAACAAGTGGATGCCTTTTTGCTTATGCGTAGGTACGATAGTTTTTTGAAAACAGATCGTTCCAAAGGAAGGCATTGA
- the rplP gene encoding 50S ribosomal protein L16: protein MLMPKRTKFRKQQKGQFAGLSKGATFVDFGEFGMQTLERGWVTSRQIEACRVAINRYLKRKGKVWIRIFPDKSVTKKPAETRMGKGKGAPDHWVAVVRPGRILFEVANVSREDAQDALRRAAAKLGIKTRFVKRVERV, encoded by the coding sequence ATGTTGATGCCTAAACGAACAAAATTTCGCAAACAGCAAAAAGGTCAATTTGCTGGCCTAAGCAAGGGGGCTACTTTTGTTGACTTTGGCGAATTTGGAATGCAGACCTTGGAAAGGGGTTGGGTTACTAGCCGCCAAATAGAAGCTTGCAGGGTTGCTATCAATAGATATTTAAAACGTAAAGGGAAAGTTTGGATTCGCATTTTCCCAGATAAGAGTGTCACCAAAAAGCCTGCAGAAACTCGTATGGGTAAAGGTAAGGGAGCTCCTGATCATTGGGTAGCAGTAGTACGTCCAGGAAGAATTCTTTTTGAAGTAGCTAATGTTTCCAGAGAAGATGCTCAAGACGCTTTAAGAAGAGCTGCTGCAAAATTAGGTATAAAAACGCGTTTTGTTAAGCGGGTCGAAAGGGTATAA
- the rpsM gene encoding 30S ribosomal protein S13 yields the protein MPRIIGIDIPAKKKLKISLTYIYGIGSALSDKIIAQLQLNPDARAAELTEEEIGRLNSLLQTEYVVEGDLRRRVQSDIKRLISIHAYRGQRHRLSLPVRGQRTKTNSRTRKGKRKTVAGKKK from the coding sequence ATGCCACGCATCATTGGAATTGATATTCCTGCGAAGAAAAAATTAAAAATAAGTCTTACATATATTTATGGGATAGGGTCAGCTCTTTCTGATAAGATTATTGCGCAATTGCAATTAAATCCTGATGCCAGGGCTGCTGAATTAACAGAGGAAGAAATTGGCCGACTTAATTCTCTCCTACAAACAGAATATGTTGTTGAAGGGGACTTGCGACGTCGTGTGCAGTCAGATATTAAAAGGCTGATTTCTATACATGCTTATCGTGGGCAAAGACATCGTCTTTCATTGCCTGTACGAGGACAGAGAACAAAAACAAATTCTCGCACACGTAAAGGTAAGCGTAAAACAGTTGCTGGTAAGAAGAAATAA
- the rpsQ gene encoding 30S ribosomal protein S17 → MASELRGLRKTKIGVVVSSKMEKTVVVRVERIYSHAQYAKVVRDSKKYYAHNDLDLSEGDKVKIQETRPISKLKRWRVVERIS, encoded by the coding sequence ATGGCTAGTGAACTAAGAGGCCTTAGGAAAACCAAGATTGGTGTTGTTGTCTCTTCAAAAATGGAAAAAACCGTAGTTGTTCGAGTAGAAAGAATTTACTCTCATGCTCAATACGCTAAAGTTGTTAGAGACTCTAAAAAGTACTATGCGCATAATGATTTAGATCTTTCAGAAGGCGATAAAGTTAAAATTCAAGAAACACGACCTATATCTAAATTGAAAAGATGGCGTGTTGTCGAACGTATAAGTTAG
- the rplV gene encoding 50S ribosomal protein L22: protein MFKATARYIRVQPRKARLAAGLMRNLSVMEAQQQLSFSQLKAGRCLKKVLDSAVANAELNENVKREKLSVIEVRVDAGPVHKRAKSKSRGGRSPILKRTSHLTVIVGEKER from the coding sequence ATGTTTAAAGCGACCGCCCGCTACATACGGGTTCAGCCTCGCAAAGCTCGACTGGCCGCCGGGCTTATGAGAAATTTAAGTGTTATGGAAGCACAGCAGCAGTTGAGTTTTTCTCAGCTAAAAGCCGGAAGATGTTTAAAAAAGGTTTTAGACAGTGCTGTAGCTAATGCTGAGCTCAACGAAAATGTAAAACGTGAAAAATTAAGCGTTATAGAAGTTAGAGTTGATGCAGGCCCTGTACATAAGCGAGCTAAATCGAAAAGCCGGGGAGGACGATCCCCAATTTTAAAACGCACCAGCCACTTAACTGTTATTGTTGGTGAGAAGGAGCGGTAG